One region of Streptomyces rishiriensis genomic DNA includes:
- a CDS encoding FtsK/SpoIIIE domain-containing protein, whose amino-acid sequence MSENVVHLYKDTTPAGPTVLTVVPDPAPPTPVPLWVRSGRAVKTAVTHEHTKTAARTVARHSLYVVGGARIVGRRAWDGRTAARYERYMRTAEAAGNMELAAEWEERGQRYRDARHRRRMDLLHSPLDAGKSALVGTGMGIGGLVALGIVMAIATKDVSDVVTPLMAAVDFINLLITIVQVVWGPAVTLGPFLALLALWAVGSKQQAAPAWALPATVRNGDGEPITPSIVVKALRDLGVPALRNAIKEMGDAGASMLGPIRIAGCGVEVDVTLPSGVSTNEVQGKRRKLAENLSRHEHEMFITIPTAARTVRLWVADSGALDEPIGPSPLVTDETMTADYAKGRAPWGQDLRGDAAALSLYQRHLLITGLSNQGKTVALRSLALWVALDRSVQFLMGDLKGVGDWAMFDGLASTLIQGPTDEHVIQVTEMVESAVEEMNRRIQAPPGTVFPPLIVVVDEAQVAFMCPAVDDDRRPYGGSKATSRYFMAVRKIHNQGRAVNVLMWQGTQDPTDQNLPKLVREGAHTRASLALGTEQQARMALGDKAVDGGAAPNMLRPGLDKGTLVVASDGIKIPAGQASITVRTHYIDDDGAKAITNRAKALRDGVTTLHAIDRSEDRDPLADILAVLGDASRVLTADVLKRLTVLNADAYGAWTPGDLKRVLEDAGAEPYKSDGRMVVGRDRVHRALTNRNTEGSASADG is encoded by the coding sequence ATGTCCGAGAACGTCGTTCACCTGTACAAAGACACCACCCCCGCCGGGCCGACCGTGCTCACCGTCGTCCCCGACCCGGCCCCGCCGACGCCCGTCCCGCTGTGGGTCCGCTCCGGCCGCGCGGTGAAGACGGCCGTCACGCACGAGCACACCAAGACGGCCGCTCGTACGGTCGCCCGCCACAGCCTGTACGTCGTGGGCGGGGCCCGGATCGTAGGCCGCCGCGCCTGGGACGGCCGCACCGCCGCCCGCTACGAGCGCTACATGCGCACGGCGGAAGCCGCGGGGAACATGGAACTCGCCGCCGAGTGGGAAGAGCGGGGCCAGCGCTACCGCGACGCCCGGCACCGCCGCCGCATGGACCTGCTCCACTCGCCCCTCGACGCGGGCAAGAGCGCGCTGGTCGGCACCGGGATGGGCATCGGCGGTCTGGTCGCCCTCGGCATCGTCATGGCGATCGCGACCAAGGACGTGTCCGACGTCGTCACCCCACTCATGGCGGCCGTGGACTTCATCAACCTGCTGATCACGATCGTTCAGGTGGTGTGGGGTCCGGCCGTCACCCTGGGCCCGTTCCTCGCCCTGCTCGCGCTGTGGGCGGTCGGCAGCAAGCAGCAGGCCGCACCCGCCTGGGCCCTGCCCGCCACCGTCCGCAACGGCGACGGCGAGCCGATCACCCCCTCGATCGTGGTCAAGGCCCTGCGCGACCTCGGAGTGCCCGCGCTGCGCAACGCGATCAAGGAGATGGGCGACGCCGGCGCGTCGATGCTCGGGCCGATCCGGATCGCCGGATGCGGAGTGGAGGTCGACGTCACGCTCCCGTCCGGGGTGTCGACGAACGAGGTGCAGGGCAAGCGGCGCAAGCTCGCCGAGAACCTCTCCCGGCACGAGCACGAGATGTTCATCACCATCCCGACCGCCGCGCGGACGGTGCGGCTGTGGGTCGCCGACTCCGGAGCCTTGGACGAGCCGATCGGTCCGTCCCCGCTGGTCACGGACGAGACGATGACCGCCGACTACGCCAAGGGCCGCGCCCCGTGGGGGCAGGACCTGCGCGGCGACGCGGCCGCGCTCAGCCTCTACCAGCGGCATCTGCTCATCACGGGTCTGTCCAACCAGGGCAAGACCGTGGCTTTGCGCTCTCTCGCGCTGTGGGTCGCGCTGGACCGGTCGGTGCAGTTCCTCATGGGCGACCTCAAGGGCGTCGGCGACTGGGCCATGTTCGACGGACTCGCCTCGACCCTCATCCAGGGCCCGACCGACGAGCACGTCATCCAGGTCACCGAGATGGTCGAGAGCGCGGTCGAGGAGATGAACCGCCGCATCCAGGCCCCGCCCGGCACCGTGTTCCCGCCGCTGATCGTGGTGGTCGACGAGGCACAGGTGGCCTTCATGTGCCCGGCCGTCGACGACGACCGCCGCCCCTACGGCGGATCCAAGGCCACCTCCCGCTACTTCATGGCCGTCCGCAAAATCCACAACCAGGGGCGAGCGGTCAACGTCCTGATGTGGCAGGGCACCCAGGACCCCACCGACCAGAACCTTCCCAAGCTCGTCCGCGAGGGCGCGCACACTCGGGCATCGCTCGCACTGGGCACCGAGCAGCAGGCCCGGATGGCGCTCGGGGACAAGGCCGTCGACGGCGGGGCCGCGCCGAACATGCTGCGCCCCGGCTTGGACAAGGGAACGCTGGTCGTCGCCTCCGACGGCATCAAGATTCCAGCCGGGCAGGCGTCCATCACGGTGCGCACGCACTACATCGACGACGACGGCGCCAAGGCCATCACCAACCGCGCCAAGGCCCTGCGCGACGGCGTCACCACCCTGCACGCCATCGACCGGAGCGAGGACCGCGACCCGCTCGCCGACATCCTCGCCGTCCTCGGCGACGCGTCCCGCGTCCTGACCGCCGACGTCCTCAAGCGACTCACCGTCCTGAACGCGGACGCCTATGGCGCGTGGACGCCCGGCGACCTCAAGCGCGTCCTGGAGGACGCCGGCGCGGAGCCCTACAAGTCCGACGGCCGCATGGTCGTAGGCCGCGACCGCGTCCACCGCGCCCTCACCAACCGCAACACCGAAGGTTCCGCTTCCGCCGACGGATGA
- a CDS encoding DNA cytosine methyltransferase, producing MSALRIGSVCTGYGGLDMAVQSVFGGELAWVADVDPGAARILAHHFPGVSNLGDITALDWRDVAPVDVLTGGYPCQPFSVAGRRKGTADERHIWPYIADALRVLRPRYAVFENVAGHLRLGFADVLADLARLGFDAEWLVVRADQVGAPHERRRLFLLAVAADAPHLGHQRRRNTRDGRTGPTHGRRAAADTDRAELARQPQERAGETPAAGHRRPAADAPRIGHRHAGPSCERGMATPSVSGGAAADPDVDWGRFAPAIGRWEAVTRRRAPWATDDRGRLSPAFVEWLMGLNLGHVTAVPGLSRTAQLKALGNGVVPVQASHALSVLRERLAHAPGRPHLQAA from the coding sequence GTGAGCGCGCTGCGGATCGGTTCGGTGTGCACCGGCTACGGCGGTCTGGACATGGCCGTGCAGTCCGTGTTCGGCGGGGAGTTGGCGTGGGTGGCCGACGTCGACCCCGGCGCCGCTCGGATCCTCGCCCACCACTTCCCCGGGGTTTCGAACCTGGGGGACATCACCGCGCTCGACTGGCGCGACGTCGCCCCGGTGGACGTCCTGACCGGCGGGTATCCCTGTCAGCCCTTCAGCGTCGCCGGACGGCGGAAAGGAACAGCGGATGAGCGGCACATCTGGCCGTACATCGCGGACGCCCTTCGCGTTCTACGACCCCGATACGCGGTCTTTGAGAACGTCGCAGGACACCTTCGACTTGGGTTTGCCGACGTCCTCGCCGACCTTGCCCGCCTCGGGTTCGATGCGGAATGGCTCGTTGTACGCGCGGACCAGGTCGGCGCTCCGCACGAACGCCGCCGGCTCTTCCTCCTCGCCGTTGCTGCCGACGCCCCGCACCTCGGACACCAACGGCGCCGGAACACACGGGACGGGCGGACCGGACCTACGCACGGCCGTCGCGCTGCTGCCGACACCGACCGTGCAGAACTCGCACGGCAACCGCAGGAACGGGCAGGGGAAACTCCTGCTGCCGGGCATCGCCGACCTGCTGCCGACGCCCCGCGCATCGGACACCGGCACGCCGGGCCGTCGTGCGAGCGAGGGATGGCGACCCCCTCTGTCTCAGGTGGTGCTGCCGCTGACCCGGACGTCGACTGGGGACGCTTCGCCCCCGCCATCGGCCGGTGGGAAGCGGTCACCAGGCGACGTGCCCCTTGGGCAACTGACGATCGAGGACGCCTGAGTCCCGCGTTCGTCGAATGGTTGATGGGCCTGAACCTCGGCCACGTCACCGCCGTCCCCGGCCTGTCCCGCACCGCCCAGCTCAAAGCCCTGGGCAACGGCGTGGTCCCAGTCCAGGCCTCCCACGCCCTCTCCGTCCTGCGCGAGCGCCTCGCCCACGCGCCCGGACGACCCCACCTGCAAGCCGCCTGA
- a CDS encoding protein spdB, translating into MKARTALPAVAMTAVSMVLTLAVVVMWLGSAMPWPVALVVGIGIDGGWLATLAYERRLAAQGDHSRTMTAVGWSFGLLATGVLVAHALTAHHSTGAWLAVAWLPLAAKALWLVHSLWEHTALTPSAIGAIRSIQQDARDEAAVARARLRAEASTEETRLTAVTQAGARVARVQAHTAATLAGAWSTLEKARAGEDTGRALTSVTTRVTPDVTPRWELPVWGPTEPVPALEAGPALTDAELDALVDTIRHSQTPALSYREMAIRFRTAGHSASEVRLRAAWKRVA; encoded by the coding sequence GTGAAGGCCAGGACGGCGCTGCCGGCCGTCGCGATGACTGCCGTGTCCATGGTCCTCACCCTGGCTGTGGTCGTGATGTGGCTCGGCAGCGCGATGCCGTGGCCGGTTGCGCTGGTCGTCGGTATCGGCATCGACGGGGGATGGCTTGCCACCCTCGCCTACGAACGCCGCCTGGCCGCGCAGGGCGACCACAGCCGCACGATGACCGCCGTCGGCTGGAGCTTCGGCCTGCTCGCCACCGGCGTCCTGGTCGCACACGCGCTCACCGCCCACCACTCCACCGGCGCGTGGCTCGCCGTGGCGTGGCTGCCGCTCGCGGCCAAAGCGTTGTGGCTCGTCCACAGCCTGTGGGAACACACCGCGCTCACCCCGTCCGCGATCGGCGCGATCCGCAGTATCCAGCAGGACGCCCGCGACGAGGCGGCCGTGGCACGTGCCCGGCTGCGGGCGGAAGCGTCCACGGAGGAGACGCGGCTGACGGCCGTGACGCAGGCCGGGGCGCGCGTCGCCCGCGTCCAGGCCCACACCGCCGCCACCCTCGCCGGAGCCTGGTCGACCCTGGAGAAGGCGCGCGCCGGGGAGGACACGGGCAGGGCGCTGACCAGCGTGACGACCCGCGTCACACCCGACGTCACACCCCGATGGGAACTCCCCGTCTGGGGCCCGACCGAGCCCGTTCCCGCCCTGGAGGCAGGGCCCGCGCTCACCGACGCGGAGCTTGACGCGCTGGTCGACACGATCCGCCACAGCCAGACCCCGGCCCTGTCCTATCGCGAGATGGCCATCCGCTTCCGCACGGCCGGCCACTCCGCTTCAGAGGTGCGCCTGCGGGCCGCGTGGAAGCGCGTCGCGTGA
- a CDS encoding DUF6284 family protein gives MDHIVTVQEAVTAFADFMEPTLAELDAIELESPLILAEVDLLDAQIKAMDHPENEVDTRRIRRARNRVLAARRDLANRTADASTAGGAA, from the coding sequence ATGGATCACATCGTCACTGTTCAGGAAGCTGTTACCGCGTTCGCCGACTTCATGGAGCCGACGCTCGCGGAGCTGGACGCGATCGAGCTGGAGTCCCCGCTGATCCTGGCGGAGGTCGACTTGCTCGACGCGCAGATCAAGGCCATGGACCACCCCGAGAACGAGGTCGATACCCGCCGCATCCGCCGGGCCCGTAACCGGGTGCTCGCCGCGCGGCGGGACCTGGCCAACCGCACGGCCGACGCGAGCACGGCGGGCGGTGCGGCGTGA
- a CDS encoding GntR family transcriptional regulator gives MAGQADNRAPYAKIAAHYMELITSGQLQPGTLLPSIKNLSEEWKVSTATAEKALRKLRNEGLVRGIHGIGTEVLDRPAPMSSGAQRQDRGRRTGSSWGAGERSDSHQAAVVPAPAEVAQALDIEPGSDVISRSRVYRDRHGIVAHSTSWIPTRYGKLIPQLAASERLTGGTSLQLIAQATGRPISHRIDTASARLLTPEYARLLELDADNLPAEPVVVMTAKFLDSEGTIVEYGVDLGGPSRTWRTESEVSP, from the coding sequence ATGGCAGGCCAGGCCGACAATCGGGCGCCGTACGCGAAGATTGCAGCCCACTACATGGAGCTGATTACGTCTGGTCAGCTCCAGCCAGGAACCCTCTTGCCGAGCATCAAGAACCTCTCGGAAGAGTGGAAGGTGAGCACGGCGACAGCCGAGAAGGCCCTACGCAAGCTGCGCAACGAAGGGCTTGTCCGTGGCATCCACGGCATCGGCACTGAAGTGCTCGACCGGCCGGCTCCGATGTCTTCGGGAGCTCAGCGGCAGGACCGGGGACGCCGTACCGGATCTAGCTGGGGAGCAGGCGAAAGGTCCGACTCTCACCAGGCGGCCGTAGTGCCGGCACCCGCAGAAGTGGCGCAGGCACTCGACATCGAGCCTGGCTCAGACGTCATCAGCCGTAGCCGGGTATACAGGGACCGGCACGGCATCGTGGCCCACAGCACCTCGTGGATTCCCACTCGGTACGGAAAGCTGATTCCTCAGCTTGCGGCGAGTGAGCGTCTGACTGGGGGAACTTCGCTCCAGCTCATCGCCCAGGCAACCGGCCGCCCGATCAGTCATCGCATTGACACGGCCTCAGCCCGTCTGCTGACCCCGGAGTACGCACGGCTGTTGGAGCTGGACGCTGACAACCTGCCGGCGGAACCGGTAGTTGTGATGACAGCGAAGTTCCTCGACAGCGAGGGCACCATCGTGGAATACGGCGTGGACCTTGGGGGACCCAGCCGGACCTGGCGCACAGAATCGGAGGTCTCCCCGTGA
- a CDS encoding AAA family ATPase, protein MTVMDDTLASVLEDRLDALLAAHRAGTITPDAEAEMAAISRTMTRPMPPRPPFCVLMAGLPGSGKTTLSRALTDRGFIRLCPDEEMFRRHGVYGVDFPRGVFPTLERPVLEDVAADLGEQLKAGHDVVVDHGFWTPEDRARWRGIAIDAGATPVLVYLAASHDELWARISKRNDFHANDPNSIYFSESDLQRYRTRFIPPQTDEPHLLYDGDPAVVVALLDASNL, encoded by the coding sequence GTGACGGTCATGGATGACACGCTCGCGAGCGTGCTCGAGGACCGCCTAGATGCCCTGCTTGCGGCTCACAGAGCTGGCACAATCACGCCCGACGCCGAAGCGGAGATGGCCGCCATCTCCCGAACCATGACGAGACCGATGCCCCCACGCCCACCGTTCTGTGTCCTGATGGCCGGCCTCCCCGGGTCCGGCAAGACGACTTTGTCCCGCGCTCTCACGGATCGCGGGTTCATACGGCTGTGCCCCGATGAAGAGATGTTCCGCCGACACGGCGTCTACGGGGTGGACTTTCCCCGGGGCGTCTTCCCCACCCTTGAGCGGCCGGTCCTGGAAGACGTGGCTGCCGACCTCGGGGAACAGCTCAAAGCTGGACACGATGTCGTCGTTGACCACGGCTTTTGGACACCAGAGGATCGGGCAAGGTGGCGAGGGATTGCCATCGATGCTGGTGCCACGCCGGTACTCGTCTACCTCGCAGCCAGCCACGATGAGCTGTGGGCGAGGATCAGCAAGCGCAACGACTTCCACGCGAACGATCCCAACTCGATCTACTTCTCCGAGAGCGACCTACAGCGGTACCGCACTCGGTTCATCCCCCCTCAGACAGACGAACCCCATCTGCTGTACGACGGTGACCCTGCGGTCGTAGTCGCGCTCTTGGATGCCTCCAACCTCTGA
- a CDS encoding protein kinase, which yields MSGPTPELPIVVLDALMPTTQRMVINRRGSTVWEVESHRGHFAVKLGYAIEATAEWPAQPWTALAPAREGAVLHRLGLDQVAYGEWERGTWNFQPWHEGPDLYRLWEPCREAGSSAKPHTSVALGCVEALADLHVRGWAHGDVQPAHFIVGPERTHLIDLALAQGGQVPEGYDFPFRGCLVHYEAPEIARSVLETGQAEPTQEADIYALGASLLISATGWRAVEYPDDAPRPVQREAVANGRRRPVKVPGELGELVDAMLSHSPGDRPSIYEVGKALI from the coding sequence TTGTCCGGCCCAACCCCTGAACTGCCGATCGTGGTGCTCGACGCGCTCATGCCCACGACTCAGCGCATGGTCATCAACCGTCGAGGCTCCACGGTGTGGGAGGTGGAGAGCCACCGGGGCCACTTCGCCGTGAAGCTCGGCTATGCGATCGAGGCCACGGCCGAGTGGCCCGCCCAGCCCTGGACCGCGCTCGCGCCCGCACGCGAGGGCGCCGTCCTGCATCGCCTCGGGCTCGACCAGGTCGCATACGGCGAATGGGAGCGCGGTACGTGGAACTTTCAGCCGTGGCACGAAGGGCCGGACCTCTACAGGCTGTGGGAGCCATGCCGTGAGGCGGGCTCGTCCGCCAAGCCGCACACCAGCGTGGCGCTGGGATGTGTCGAGGCCCTGGCCGATCTTCACGTGAGGGGCTGGGCTCACGGTGACGTGCAGCCCGCCCACTTCATCGTCGGGCCGGAACGAACGCACCTCATCGACCTCGCCCTGGCCCAGGGCGGACAGGTCCCCGAGGGGTACGACTTCCCGTTCCGCGGCTGCCTCGTCCACTACGAGGCACCGGAGATCGCGCGCAGCGTGCTCGAGACCGGGCAAGCGGAGCCGACACAGGAAGCCGATATCTACGCGCTCGGGGCCTCGCTGCTCATCTCCGCCACGGGCTGGCGGGCGGTCGAGTACCCGGACGACGCTCCGCGCCCCGTGCAGCGAGAGGCGGTGGCCAACGGTCGGCGTCGGCCCGTGAAGGTGCCCGGTGAGCTGGGCGAACTGGTCGACGCGATGCTCAGCCATTCGCCGGGGGATCGGCCTTCCATCTATGAGGTGGGCAAAGCGCTGATCTGA